The sequence TCGTACGCCGCGACGGCCGGCGCCAGCGCGTCGACCATCGTCTTGTCGCCCTCGACGGCCTTCCCGAGATCCTGGACGCCCTGGAGGGCGGCCCGGAGCGCGGAGCCGAGCGCTGCGGCGTCCACGTCGGCGGCGTCGCCGAACGCCTTGCCCGCGCGGCGCAGCGCCGTCCCGTAGAGGGGGCCGGACGCGCCTCCGGTCTTCGACACGATGGCCCGGCCGGCGGCGATCAGCACCGCGCCCGGCGGGACGTCCCCGGGGAGCGCCTCCACGGCGGCGCGGAAGCCCCGGTCGAGGTTGAGGCCGTGGTCGCCGTCGCCGATCGCCGCGTCCAGCCGGGTCAGCCGCTCGGCGTCGGCGGACACCCGTTCGGCCGTCCGCCTGATCCAGGCCGCGAAGTCCCCCGCGTCCATCGAACCCGCGCTCACCGGCCCCACCGCAGCCCCGGCGTCTCGACGGGCGCGTCCCACAGGCGGATCAGCTCGGGCGTCACCCGGCACACGCTGATCATGCAACCCGCCATCTCCAGACTGGTCACGTACGGCCCGACGAGGCGGCGGACGACGGTCGCGCCGTGCGCCTCCAGCCACTCGGCCGCCGCCGCGTAGGCGACGTACTGCTCGATCAGCGGGGTGCCGCCCATCCCGTTGACCAGCACGAGCACCTCCGAACCCGACAGCGGCATGTCCGCGTCGATCGCGCTGAGCGTGGCGTCCACGATCTGCGCGGCGGTGCCGACCCGGACGCGTTCGCGGCCGGGCTCGCCGTGGATGCCGATGCCGAGCTCCATCTCGTCCTCGCCCAGCTCGAACGTCGGCGTCCCGGCCGCCGGGACCGTGCAGGACGACAGCGCCACGCCGAACGACCTGCTGCGCTCGTTCACCTCCCGTGCCACGGCCGCCACGTCCGCGAGGGGCGCGCCCTCCTCGGCGAGCGCCCCGGCGATCTTCTCGGCGAACAGCGTGGCGCCGGTGCCGCGCCGGCCGGCGGTGAACGTGCTGTCCTCCACCGCGACGTCGTCGTCGACGACGACGGACACGACCTCGATGTCCTCGTCCTCGGCGAGTTCGGCGGCCATCTGGAAGTTCATGACGTCGCCGGTGTAGTTCTTCACCAGGTGCAGCACGCCGGCGCCGCCGTCCACCGCCATCGTCGCGGCGATGATCTGGTCGGGAACGGGAGAGGTGAAGACCTCGCCGCAGCAGGCCGCGTCCAGCATCCCGTGGCCGACGAATCCGGCGTGCAGCGGTTCGTGGCCGGATCCGCCGCCCGAGACCAGGGCGACCTTCCCGCTCCGCGGGGCGTCCCCCCGTATGACGGTCCCGTTCCCGGGGTCGACCTTCAGGGACGGGTGCGCGGCGGCCAGTCCGCGCAGGGCGTCGGACACCACGTCCGCCGGGGCGTTGATGAGTTTGCGCATGTCTCAGCTCTACCCCGGCGAAGCGTCCCGTCCCAGGCCCAATCGCCGATCATGCGATTCGGGGGGTGCCCGGAGGGGTCCGCGCCCGCATAGGTTGCATCCGTGACGAAGGCACCGAAGATTCTTTATGACTGCGACACCGGCATCGACGACGCGATGACGCTGCTCTATCTGGCCTCACTGGTCCAGGCGGGGAAGGCGGAGCTGGCGGCGGTCGGCACGGTGCACGGCAATATCGACCCGATGACCGGCGCGCTGAACACACTGCGGGTGCTGGAGGCCGCGGGCCTCACCTCGGGCGGGCGGGAGCCTGCCGGTCCGGCGGTGCCGGTCGCGGTCGGCGCCGCCCGGCCCATGGCGCAGGACGTCCACTACGCGCTGGACTGGCACGGCACCGACGGCCTCGGCGACACGCACCTTCCCGAGCCCGCGGGACGCCCGGTCGACGAGCCCGCCGCCGCGCAGATCGTCCGGCTGGCCCGCGCGATGCCCGGCGAGCTGACCCTGCTCGCGACCGGCCCCCTGACCAACCTCGGCTCGGCGCTGCTGCTGGACGGCGAGCTGCCGTCGCTGGTCCGCGAGGTCGTGGTGATGGGCGGCGCGTTCGATCATCCGGGCAACATCACCACGCACGCCGAGGCGAACATCTGGCACGACCCCGAGGCAGCCGACCTGGTGTTCGCGGCGGACTGGCCGATCGTCCTGGTACCGCTGGACGCCACGCACCCGACCGCCGTCCACGACGACTGGCTGGACCGGCTGGCCGCGCACGACACTCCCGTCGCCCGGTTCGCCGCGAACATCCTGGAGTTCTACGCGGACGCCTACACGCCCACCCTCAAGCGCCGGGGCGCGGTCATCCACGACGCACTCGCGGCGATGCTGATCGTCGACCCGGACCTCGGCGAGTACGTCCAGCGTCCGGTGCGGGTGGAGCTGCGAGGCGAGCTGACGCGGGGCACGACCGTGTGGGACGCCCGCTCCCTGCCCGCCGACGACACGCGCCGTCCGGTGAAGGTGGCCGTCGGCAGCGACGTGGCGCAGTTCCAGGAGCGCCTGCTGTCGGCCCTCCTCACCTTCTGAGCAGGGCTCACATCCCGCCGGCCTCCGCCCCGGCCTCCCGGTGCGGGCGCGCGGCCGTCCGGCGTACCCGGAACGTTCACTGAAAGCAGCGATATCCGGGTATGCCGGAACCGTTGGCCGACCTTATTGTTGAAGATGTGACCAACGTTCTGGACGACAGCGAGCTGCAGCGGATCCTCGCCGTGATGGCGCATCCCGACGACGTCGACTTCGGCGCGGCCGGGACGGTGGCGGCCTGGACGGACCGCGGCATCGAGGTCGTCTACCTCATGGTCACCGACGGTGACGCGGGCGGCTTCGACGACGGCGTCACCCGCGAGGAGATGGCCGCCCTGCGCCGCGAGGAGCAGCGCGCCGCGGCCAAGTGCGTCGGGGTGAGCGACGTCCGGTTCCTCGGCTACCCGGACGGCCGGGTCGAGGTGGGCTTCGGCCTGCGCCGCGACATCGCCCGCGTGATCCGGCAGGTGCGCCCGGACCGGGTGCTGATGCCGAGCCCCGAGCGCAACTACGAGCGGATCTACCCGAGCCACCCCGACCACCGGGCGGTCGGGGCGGCCGCGCTCGACGCCGTCTACCCCGACGCCCGCAATCCCTACGCGTTCCCGGAGCTTCTCGCCGACGAGGGCCTGGAGGCGTGGACTGCGCGGGAGGTGTGGCTGTCCGGCGGCCCCGTCGTCAACCACTACGTCGACATCACCGACCGGTTCGACCGGAAGGTGAACGCGCTGCGGGCACACGCCAGCCAGACCGCGCACATGGGGGACGGCCTGCCGGAGATGCTGCGCGGCTGGCTCGGGAGCAACGCCGCCGCTGCGGGGCTGCCCGAGGGCAGTCTCGCCGAGTCGTTCCAGGTCATCGACACTGCCTGAGCACCACCGCTCGCGCGGACACCCGGCCCCGAGGTAATGCGCCGCCCTCACGAAGCCTCACCGAAGCGGTCAGGCCGCCCAAGTATCGGTCACTTAGCAAATACAGTCTCTTACAAGCCGTAATCAGCTTCCGAGCGGGCATGTACCCCATGTGACAGAACTCGGGGGGTCGTCATGCCGCGTGAGATCGAGGCCACCGCCACATCCGCCGCCGCGCCTGAGGTGATCTTCAAGCACCTGTGCGTCCCGGAGGCGTGGGACGAGTGGGGCGGTTTCTGGACCAGGGCGCGGCGGGAGTCCGCCGGTCAGGAGCACCCGAACGGGCTCGGGGCCGTCCGGTACATCCGGTCGTGGCGCGAGGAGGTCGTGGCCTGGGATCCGCCACGCCACTACGGCTACATCGCGCTGGCGGGCCGTCCGGAGCGGCGCCTTCGCGCGGACATCACGCTGGAACCGCACTTCGCGGGCACGCTGATCCGCTGGCGCGGCGAGGTGGACGGCTTCCCGGGCACCGGACCGCTCACAAGCGCCGTCCTGCGCCGCCGCCTCGACGCCTACGCGCACCGTGTGGCGAGGCATTCCGAGCGCTGCGAACCAGGCTGCCCGGCCCGCCTACCAGGCGCCCTTTAGGCCCGCCCACACCCAGGCACGCACGCCGCACCAGGCGCGCACCCCAGGCGACGGCCGGCCACGACACACGCCCACGGGGCATGCACCGGAGATCGCACACCCGAAGGCCCACGCACGACCGGTAGGTCACGCACGACCGCCAGGTCACGCATGACCCACGGGACGCGCACGCCGAGCCACGCGCAACCACCAGGTGACGCACACCCAAAAGGGATGCACACCCGGGGGTTCACGCACGACCGGTAGGTCGCGCAATCCGGGGGGATCGCGCGCCTCCGCCTGGTCATGCGCGGCCGGGGGCACGCACGGCCACCGGGACATGCACTCCTGCGGAGTCCTGCACGCCCGCCGGGTCGTGCGCGCCCAGTGGGCCTACGCGTCCACCGGGTCCTGCACGGGTGCGGGGATCTTGCGGGGCCGCCGGTACAGGCACGCCCGACAGGTGATGCACGGCCGGTTGGGCGCGCACCGGCGGTGGGGCACGCGTGCGCACCGGGGGGTGCGGGGATGCGCGCTCGGCTTGGGCGCTTGCCAGTTCGAGTTGGACGTTGGTTTCGGGTCGCACGACATTCGGGGGAATCGATGCGGCGTCATCTGATCGTGCTCGCTCTGGTGGCGGGCAGCGGGGCTGGTTCGGCCGTCTACTGGTTCATGGCGGACGGGGAGAAGCGCGAGGGCGGGGTCGTCGCGAGCGCGGGAGAGTCCGCGGCGGCGGGGCGGGACGTGTCCGCGGTCCGGCTGGCGCTCCCCCCGTTCGACCC is a genomic window of Actinomadura citrea containing:
- the dhaL gene encoding dihydroxyacetone kinase subunit DhaL; this encodes MSAGSMDAGDFAAWIRRTAERVSADAERLTRLDAAIGDGDHGLNLDRGFRAAVEALPGDVPPGAVLIAAGRAIVSKTGGASGPLYGTALRRAGKAFGDAADVDAAALGSALRAALQGVQDLGKAVEGDKTMVDALAPAVAAYEAALADGSGLAGCARAAAEAAAKGADGTVPMRARKGRASYLGERSEGHLDPGASSTALVLRALADVAGSDGVAGSDAAGEG
- the dhaK gene encoding dihydroxyacetone kinase subunit DhaK yields the protein MRKLINAPADVVSDALRGLAAAHPSLKVDPGNGTVIRGDAPRSGKVALVSGGGSGHEPLHAGFVGHGMLDAACCGEVFTSPVPDQIIAATMAVDGGAGVLHLVKNYTGDVMNFQMAAELAEDEDIEVVSVVVDDDVAVEDSTFTAGRRGTGATLFAEKIAGALAEEGAPLADVAAVAREVNERSRSFGVALSSCTVPAAGTPTFELGEDEMELGIGIHGEPGRERVRVGTAAQIVDATLSAIDADMPLSGSEVLVLVNGMGGTPLIEQYVAYAAAAEWLEAHGATVVRRLVGPYVTSLEMAGCMISVCRVTPELIRLWDAPVETPGLRWGR
- a CDS encoding nucleoside hydrolase codes for the protein MTKAPKILYDCDTGIDDAMTLLYLASLVQAGKAELAAVGTVHGNIDPMTGALNTLRVLEAAGLTSGGREPAGPAVPVAVGAARPMAQDVHYALDWHGTDGLGDTHLPEPAGRPVDEPAAAQIVRLARAMPGELTLLATGPLTNLGSALLLDGELPSLVREVVVMGGAFDHPGNITTHAEANIWHDPEAADLVFAADWPIVLVPLDATHPTAVHDDWLDRLAAHDTPVARFAANILEFYADAYTPTLKRRGAVIHDALAAMLIVDPDLGEYVQRPVRVELRGELTRGTTVWDARSLPADDTRRPVKVAVGSDVAQFQERLLSALLTF
- a CDS encoding PIG-L deacetylase family protein; protein product: MAHPDDVDFGAAGTVAAWTDRGIEVVYLMVTDGDAGGFDDGVTREEMAALRREEQRAAAKCVGVSDVRFLGYPDGRVEVGFGLRRDIARVIRQVRPDRVLMPSPERNYERIYPSHPDHRAVGAAALDAVYPDARNPYAFPELLADEGLEAWTAREVWLSGGPVVNHYVDITDRFDRKVNALRAHASQTAHMGDGLPEMLRGWLGSNAAAAGLPEGSLAESFQVIDTA
- a CDS encoding SRPBCC family protein, giving the protein MPREIEATATSAAAPEVIFKHLCVPEAWDEWGGFWTRARRESAGQEHPNGLGAVRYIRSWREEVVAWDPPRHYGYIALAGRPERRLRADITLEPHFAGTLIRWRGEVDGFPGTGPLTSAVLRRRLDAYAHRVARHSERCEPGCPARLPGAL